DNA sequence from the Candidatus Eisenbacteria bacterium genome:
CGCCCAGCAGAACGGGTGGGTGGCCGCCGGGGCGCTCACCGACCCGAAGGGAGACCGCAGCCTCCCGCCGTCGCAGCAGCCGGATCCCGACTCCTACCTCCGCCGCGTCGCCTCCACTCCCGAGGGGATCGTCGTTCGGGGGGCCAAGGTGATGATCTGCGGCGTCGCCGCCTCGAACGAGATCATCGTCCTGCCGGGGAGCTTCTGCGGCGAGGCGGATCAGGATTACGCGATCTCGTTCGCCATCCCGCGGGACGCCGAGGGGCTCACGATCGTCGAGGCGCGCCGTCCAAGCGATACGCGTGAGCAGGAGGACGGGATCGACGCCCCGACGGAGACGGGGATCACGCAGTCCTACCTGATCTTCCAGGATGTGCGCGTTCCGATCGAACGGGTCTTTCTGAACGGCGAGTTCAACTACGCCGGGCGCATCATCGAGTTCTTCACGGGCAACTACCGCGCCTGCATCGGAGCCTGCGTCGCCGGACAAGGGGATGTCATGGTAGGCGCCGCGACCTTGATGGCCCGCGCGAACGGCCTCTCGGCCAAGGCCTTCATGGACAAGCTCGTCCAGATGCAGGTCAACAACGAGACCACATTCGCGGTCGGCGTCGGGTCGATCGCCCTGGGCAAGCGGCACCCCTCCGGCGTCTGGTTCGCCGATCCCCTCACGGCGAACGTGAACAAGGTCCACGTCGCGACCCTGCCCCAGGAGACGCGCCGCCTCTGCCAGGAGATCGGCGGGGGGATCGTGGAGACGGGTTGCCTTCCGTCCTCCAAGGATCTCGATGATCCGAACTACGGCGAGCTGATCCGCAAGTACCTCCAGACGCCGGCCTGCTCCGGAGAGACGAGGGCGCGGGCCGCGCGGCTGAGCGAGTGGCTCACCGTGGGGCCCGGGGTTCCAGGCTGCATGCACGGGGGCGGGTCTCCCCAGGCCGCCAAGATGACGGTCCGCGTCAAGACGCCTCTGGAGGAGTGGGTCCGCCACGCGCGGAAGATCGCGGGCATAGAGGAGGATCTGCCCGAGCCGGGGAAGGGGAAGAAGTGACGAGGAGGCGAGGCTGATGTCGTGGCTGGCAGATCTTCAGGATCTCAAGGTTCGATTCGGGCCCGCTGCCGCGCGAAGGAAGCGGACCATCCTTCAGAGAGCCGCACGAGCGTCGGTGGAGGACCCCGCGGCCCTCGTCGAGTATCACGAAGCCCTCTGTTTCATCCGCGCGTTCCCGGATGATCGCTCTGTACTCGAGGCGGCCGGGAATGAGCTCCGGCTCTTCGCGCGAAGAGTCGCTCCCATGAAGGACGACCTGGTCGACACCGGCATCGCCGGGACGATCTACCACTACCCGTTCGACCTCCCGATGGCCTCCTGGCTCGTCGATCGATTCGGCGACGCGGTCGACATCGACTGGGACGAGTACGATGGGCGGGAGGAAGACAACCTCTCCACAATTCTGCCGCCGCTCTCAGGGTGGGTGGAGACCGCCGCCCTCGATGACGAGCTCCTGGGGACGCACGAGTGGTTCGAACGCTCGGCGGGACGGAGCAAGGCCGGTTCCCTGCGCCGGCTGATCCGCCGGCTGCGCGGATCGGGGCTTCCGGCTGAGGTTCAGGAGACCCTCTACAACTCGATGAACGTTCCCGTCCGGTGGGACCTTGGGGAAAGCCGGGCCTCGCGGACGCTGGCCCGGATGCAGGGGCAGCCTTTCTACTACCACAAGAGCGCGCTGCGCGGCAGGGCGGGCGACCTGAGGCGGGAGATCCGCCGCCCCCTCGACCCGCTTCGTCCGGTCCCTCGAGGACGGGCCCGTCTCTGGATCGACCTCGCCCGCTGCGCCCTCTCCGTCCGCGATCGGGAGCTCTATCCCCTGGCCCTGGCGA
Encoded proteins:
- a CDS encoding 4-hydroxyphenylacetate 3-hydroxylase; the encoded protein is MSLKTREDYIASLRRLRPNVYKFGEEIADVTTHPATRRTVESHARGFDAAHDATTAPFFTTKSSLTGEPIHRHNSLIESMEDLVANMRVKREMYHRTGSCTGGLCVGWNAMNVLWAATHEIDAEKGTDYHERIKKWILSAQQNGWVAAGALTDPKGDRSLPPSQQPDPDSYLRRVASTPEGIVVRGAKVMICGVAASNEIIVLPGSFCGEADQDYAISFAIPRDAEGLTIVEARRPSDTREQEDGIDAPTETGITQSYLIFQDVRVPIERVFLNGEFNYAGRIIEFFTGNYRACIGACVAGQGDVMVGAATLMARANGLSAKAFMDKLVQMQVNNETTFAVGVGSIALGKRHPSGVWFADPLTANVNKVHVATLPQETRRLCQEIGGGIVETGCLPSSKDLDDPNYGELIRKYLQTPACSGETRARAARLSEWLTVGPGVPGCMHGGGSPQAAKMTVRVKTPLEEWVRHARKIAGIEEDLPEPGKGKK